The DNA sequence TTTTCAAAAAACTTCCGATTGCTTTGATGTCGTTCGAATCTATGTACATACGCCACTACCCCACAGTTTCAGTGATTTTGATGATGGTGCCTTCCGCGATTTCGTTCACTGTTTTGTTTTCAACATACAGTGAGCCTGCCAATTCAGCGACTGTTTCTCCGCTGAAGTTGATGGTGATGTGCCCCAGATCCCTGAGGTTTTTGTTGACCACATTACCCACTGCTGTGACGCGATAACTATCGTCGCCGATAACCAACGCGTGTCCTAGTTGAATATCCTGCTCCAGTGCATTTTGTTCGATCAGGAAGCAATAAGGCCGCAATGCTTCCGGAGCATCGTCTCCGAACAATACCATCATATCCTCAGCTAAAAACTCCTTAGCGTTAGGTCCGATTTCTGTGACTACCGTTGAATAAATTGACATTTTTCTTCACCTTTTCCGATTATTAGTTTTTAACCAAGGGCTGAACGAACCCGTTCAGCTTTTCTTTTTCTTAATACAATCCGAAGCTTGCTAACCAAGCGACGAATACGCGGGGCACACCGTTCAGGAATCGAGAATAAAGAACGGATGGTACGCCGACTTCTACTGTTTTGGCTTCTGCTTCCTGCAAGCCTAACCCGACTGGAATGAAATCGCAAGCATTTTGTGTGTTGATGGCGAACAAAGCTGGTAAAGCTAAGCTTGGTTCGATATTGCCTTTACCGATTTCAACACCAATCAATGTTCCGATAACTTGCGCGATTACGGCGCCAGGTCCCAATAGAGGAGAAAGGATAGGCAAGGAGCAGATGAAGCCGATGACCATCAATCCCCAGACATTGCCGGCCAATGGAATCATCAGTTTCGCGAACATATTACCGATTCCGCTGCCCTGGATGATACCGATCAGCATCGCTACAAAGGCCATGAACGGGATGATTGTCTGCAAAACTGTCTGCACCGCTTCACGGGCTGATTGCAGCATGATCGCGATCCCTTTACCTGCAGCCAAACCGATTTTTGCCACCACGCTGCCTTTTTCGGCATTTTGTTGCGTCAGTTTTTTGTCTGTAGTATAAGCGACTTTCTCTTCTGCCACTGGTTCTGCAGTTGCTGCGCTTGCTGCCGCTACATTTGCTGTCTCGCCAGTGACTTGGATCTGATTCAAACCAACATTTGAAACGTAAATTTCTTCGGTGATGTATTTAGCCAAAGGACCTGATTTGCCGGTGGCAACGACATTGATTGTCGGGATGCCTTTTTGAGGATAGATGCCGCATCTCAATGTTCCTCCGCAGTCGATGATGGCCAAAGCTGTTTCATCATCCGGAATGGATGTTTTGAATCCATTTACAGCTTCCATCCCTGAAAGTTCAGCGATTCGGTCGACGATGGCAGGTTTTTCTCCGCCGCCTACGATGTAGATGAATTTATGTTTTTGTTCTGTCGGTGTGATGATCAGTGGTCCGCCCCAGCCGCCGGAACCTTTTTCGACTTTGATGCTGTTATATTTTGTCATAATGAATACCCCTCTCGTTCTCATGCATTCTATTTGTTTTATGCAACATCTTCTTGGTCGTTATTATTGAACTTTCGCGGTTTTGCTCAATTGAATGCCCGTCTTTTTGCAGACATAAGCCGTCGTGAAGTCGGTTACATATGCGCCTACAGCATTCATCACAAGCCCGACAAGCAGATAACGGATAGCCAGTGGTGTGGTGCTCAAGCCTAACGTTTCAACACCTGAAGCGATTCCCAGGAATACGAACAATTCGCCTGCATTGATGTGCGGGAAAAGGCCGTTACTCGTATGGTTGTATTGCGCAAGTGCCGCATAGAAACTTGGCTTATAGAATTCCGGCAAAAATCTCCCTAAGGTGAATGATGCGGGATTCCCCAACATGAAGGCTGCCAAGAAAGGTAGGATACAGTTTCTGACCAAGGAATATTTAGAGAAGCGTTGTGCGAGGCCGTTGATTTTTTCCTCACCGATCAGCTTGATCACAACGTTCATGAATACCATCAGCATCAAGACGATTGGGACGATGCCGGTCATCCAGCTCATAAATGTATTTGCACCTAATTGAAATAGTCCGATAAAGCTTTCTGCACCTTTGACTAAAAAGTCCATATTTAACACTCCTTATTTTATGTATTATTTCTTACTCGATTTATCCGAACTTGATGTTTGTAATTTTTTTGGTCAGTTCCTTAAATGGCGATTCTTTCTCCGGAATGATTTCTCCGTTTATGAACATTCGGTAATTAGTGACCGCATTCATGATGGTTTTGCGGGTGATCTTGATTTCAGCCAGCACATCCGGATCCTCTGCCTTGATGGCTTCGATCAGTCTGCCGTTGAACTTGTTGTACGGTTTGAACCTGGCCAAGATTGTCGTCCCCTGCAGCTTTTTGCCTCTGACGATGACGCCTTTTTCATCCAGCTGGAACATGATGATCGTTCCGGAAGTCAGCTTCCCTGCCCGTTTGCCTATCGCAACTCTGCCGTCCGCCTTCAATTCGTTGTATTCATTGCCGAAATGCCTGATCTGAAAAAAACCCAGTGCGCTTTGGATCAAAAAAGCGCTGACAACCAGAATGCCCAATGCAAGCATATTATTCATCTATTTCGTACCTCTTTTCTCCAGCATCTCAATAAGACCTTGTGCATCATCCACTTTTTTCAGATCATCGATCAAAGTCGGATCATTGATGACCTTAAAGACAAAATCGTATACTTGCATCAAGATTCTCTCTTGCTGCTCAGAAATTTTCTCGGGTGTCACTAGAAATAACATCAAGGAAAACGCATCGTTGCGGTTGGCCATCGTGATGTTCCCCAGGACAAACACCAACTTGTTGACGTTAGGGTCGGTCAAATGGGGGAAAGCTACCTTGTTTTCATAAATCATTGTGTGTCTTTCTTCTTTTTCGACGAATCGGTCCAGAATATCATCGGACAAGCGGTATCTTCTGGAAAGATAGGACATGATCTCTTCCACGTAATCAAAGTAACCCATCTGGCCTTTCAGATTGACGAGGTGATAACTGATATTTTCGTTTGTCAGGTATTTGATATTGTATTGATCTTTTTCCACCGCATAGATTTTTTGGGCTAAGTCGTCCGGGCTGACTAACCTGTCGATTTTGATGACAGGGACTTCGGTGTCCACGGAAATCTCTTCGGTTGTGAACAGCAGCCGGAACCGCTTCAATTTTTCTTTCGGCAGGCTGTCGGTATTGATGTGAACGATATTCATCTCATTCCCGACGATTTCTTTGATCTGTCTGCTGATCAGTTCGAAACTCCCTCTTCCAAGGTTTGTGATGATGCCGACATCCTTTGTGCTTTTGCCTTTGGAATCGTTCGCTTGCCTTTCGTCCAGCATCAGTGCGTAATAGACAGCCAGATAACTGATGTCGTCCGCGCTTGCACGCAACTGGTAAAGGCGATTCAGTTCCGAAAGCGAAATCTTCGCCAGCTCGAAGGCCAAAGGATATTTGAGCTTGATCTGCTCCAGATACAGATCCGTGTTCGGGATCCGGAAGACCAGCCTGTTTATCAAGAACAGCAGATGGTATTTGACTTTATCGAAGAAGGCTTCTTCATCGATTTCGATCATGACTTGGTCCCGTACCGTCTTCAGCATGCTGGAAACGACTTGCCTCAGTACCTCTTCGTTCTCGGTATTTTCTGATCCTTTTACGTAAGCCGAATTCCTCGTGTTGATCGGGAAAGCAAGAAAAGCAATTTCATGGTCATTCAATGAAACTTCAAATTTCTCTTGCAGCAGTTGGACATAAGCGATGATGTTTGCCGAATCCGCCTCAAAGTTTTTGTACATCGGAATCTCGGAAGCTATCGTATGCCCATGCGCCAATCTGTTAACGCTTACGGCCAGCGCCTTATGAAGTAATTCTTTCGCCTGCTCATCCAGCTTGTAGTCCCGGACGAGTCCGTCAAGCGCAGCTTGGATTTCTTGGTCCGGCAGAAAGGTCATCTGCAGCAGCTCGAAGACTTCATAGATGAGCACCAGGCGGGTGCCGAATTCGCTGCACTGGAAGGTGATGCCTTTGTTCGGGATTCCGACGATTTTCGCATTGTATTTCTCCAAAAGCTGCTTCAGCTTTTTAAGGTCATTATTCACCGTGCTCCTGCTTACGCTCATTTCTTCGGAGAGGTCTCCGATATTCAGGTACTCCTCTGTGCATATCAAGCGGTACAACAGATACGCGATCCTGCATTCTACCTTATTGAAGTCTTGATGGATATTGTACTGAAGTGTGTTGAATATGTTCGCCCCCTCCTTTCTGACGATGCCTACTTGCGATTCATCCTTGTACCGGATTGTTAAGAGCCCTTCGTAGACATCGTTCAATTCCGAAATGATCGTTTTGATTTGGTATCTATTTTTTCCCGACGCTTCCTCAAGACTTTGAAGATCCGTTTCTTTATTTGAAAGTAAACTTCTCAGCAAAACTTCTCTATCGCTTGCCGTTGACATGTCAACGCCCCCATACTATCCTCTAGATTTCCCGCCTGTAATGTTGATTGTTGTCCCAGTGATATAAGCGGATTTGTTGGATGATAAGAATGCCACCAAGTAGCCGATTTCATCCAATTTTCCGACGCGTCCCAGTGGAATGCTCTTTTCATAGCCTGTGTCCAACTGCTCAACCGGTATGTTTCTTGTGTAAGCCAATGCTTCATTGTAGGCAGGAGTTGTCAATCCTGTTTTTTCATTGATCCCCGGTGCGATGCCGACGACTTTGATGCCAAATTTACCAAGTTCTTTTGCCCATGAACGCGTATAAGAATTCGTAGCGCCTTTTGTTGCTGAATAGATGCTTTGACCGACCGAACCTTCCATGCCGGATTCGGAAGAGATATTGATGATCGTGCCTTCCACTTTGTTCTTCAGCATGTTTCTGACGACGGCTTGGGTAGTGAATACCATTCCTTTTTGATTGACTGCTGTCATTTTGTTGAATGAATCTTCATCAATTTCGTATTTTCTTTCGTCACTGTAGACATCCACCAATAAACGCGGCAAGTTCATACCTGCATTATTGACCAAAACATCGATTTTGCCAAATTTCTCAACAGCTTTTTCGACCATCGCCTCGATGCTCTCGATCGAAGTTACATCTGTTTTCACATTCAGTTTACCATAAACGTTTGTTCCCGTTTCAACACTTAAATCCGCCACAACGACGTTTGCGCCTTGTTGTTTCAAGTGATCCGCGATGTGTAAGCCGATACCTGAATTGCCTCCTGTAACGATAACCGTTTTTCCGTCTAATTCCAACCAGTTGTTTGCCATAATTTTTTGTATCCCCTTTCAATCTCTATAGTCCAGAGTATAGACCAAATAAAAAAAAAATTAATACAGTCCTCGGACCGGAAAAGGTGTC is a window from the uncultured Trichococcus sp. genome containing:
- a CDS encoding sorbitol-6-phosphate dehydrogenase subunit → MANNWLELDGKTVIVTGGNSGIGLHIADHLKQQGANVVVADLSVETGTNVYGKLNVKTDVTSIESIEAMVEKAVEKFGKIDVLVNNAGMNLPRLLVDVYSDERKYEIDEDSFNKMTAVNQKGMVFTTQAVVRNMLKNKVEGTIINISSESGMEGSVGQSIYSATKGATNSYTRSWAKELGKFGIKVVGIAPGINEKTGLTTPAYNEALAYTRNIPVEQLDTGYEKSIPLGRVGKLDEIGYLVAFLSSNKSAYITGTTINITGGKSRG
- a CDS encoding PTS glucitol/sorbitol transporter subunit IIA, whose product is MSIYSTVVTEIGPNAKEFLAEDMMVLFGDDAPEALRPYCFLIEQNALEQDIQLGHALVIGDDSYRVTAVGNVVNKNLRDLGHITINFSGETVAELAGSLYVENKTVNEIAEGTIIKITETVG
- a CDS encoding PRD domain-containing protein, whose amino-acid sequence is MSTASDREVLLRSLLSNKETDLQSLEEASGKNRYQIKTIISELNDVYEGLLTIRYKDESQVGIVRKEGANIFNTLQYNIHQDFNKVECRIAYLLYRLICTEEYLNIGDLSEEMSVSRSTVNNDLKKLKQLLEKYNAKIVGIPNKGITFQCSEFGTRLVLIYEVFELLQMTFLPDQEIQAALDGLVRDYKLDEQAKELLHKALAVSVNRLAHGHTIASEIPMYKNFEADSANIIAYVQLLQEKFEVSLNDHEIAFLAFPINTRNSAYVKGSENTENEEVLRQVVSSMLKTVRDQVMIEIDEEAFFDKVKYHLLFLINRLVFRIPNTDLYLEQIKLKYPLAFELAKISLSELNRLYQLRASADDISYLAVYYALMLDERQANDSKGKSTKDVGIITNLGRGSFELISRQIKEIVGNEMNIVHINTDSLPKEKLKRFRLLFTTEEISVDTEVPVIKIDRLVSPDDLAQKIYAVEKDQYNIKYLTNENISYHLVNLKGQMGYFDYVEEIMSYLSRRYRLSDDILDRFVEKEERHTMIYENKVAFPHLTDPNVNKLVFVLGNITMANRNDAFSLMLFLVTPEKISEQQERILMQVYDFVFKVINDPTLIDDLKKVDDAQGLIEMLEKRGTK
- a CDS encoding PTS glucitol/sorbitol transporter subunit IIC encodes the protein MDFLVKGAESFIGLFQLGANTFMSWMTGIVPIVLMLMVFMNVVIKLIGEEKINGLAQRFSKYSLVRNCILPFLAAFMLGNPASFTLGRFLPEFYKPSFYAALAQYNHTSNGLFPHINAGELFVFLGIASGVETLGLSTTPLAIRYLLVGLVMNAVGAYVTDFTTAYVCKKTGIQLSKTAKVQ
- a CDS encoding glucitol/sorbitol-specific PTS transporter subunit IIBC encodes the protein MTKYNSIKVEKGSGGWGGPLIITPTEQKHKFIYIVGGGEKPAIVDRIAELSGMEAVNGFKTSIPDDETALAIIDCGGTLRCGIYPQKGIPTINVVATGKSGPLAKYITEEIYVSNVGLNQIQVTGETANVAAASAATAEPVAEEKVAYTTDKKLTQQNAEKGSVVAKIGLAAGKGIAIMLQSAREAVQTVLQTIIPFMAFVAMLIGIIQGSGIGNMFAKLMIPLAGNVWGLMVIGFICSLPILSPLLGPGAVIAQVIGTLIGVEIGKGNIEPSLALPALFAINTQNACDFIPVGLGLQEAEAKTVEVGVPSVLYSRFLNGVPRVFVAWLASFGLY
- a CDS encoding transcriptional regulator GutM is translated as MNNMLALGILVVSAFLIQSALGFFQIRHFGNEYNELKADGRVAIGKRAGKLTSGTIIMFQLDEKGVIVRGKKLQGTTILARFKPYNKFNGRLIEAIKAEDPDVLAEIKITRKTIMNAVTNYRMFINGEIIPEKESPFKELTKKITNIKFG